Proteins encoded within one genomic window of Cyprinus carpio isolate SPL01 chromosome A15, ASM1834038v1, whole genome shotgun sequence:
- the LOC109103388 gene encoding kin of IRRE-like protein 1 — protein MLTFYIALCLLGTVSQAAYFSQQPQDQVVVAGQSVTLPCVIVGYRGMVQWTKDGLALGGERDLPGWVRYSLMGNPLSGEHSLMIDSAELGDDAVYECQATQAGLRSHRAKLTVLVPPSDPVVEGGPVVRLKAHTAHNLTCRASGAKPAAEITWYRDGEIMHDAIYTKTLMEDGKRETAVSMLPMVPEDSDSGRTYTCRVLNPAAPAGRQTSVTISVQHPPSVTLSVQPQTVMEGAKVLFICSASANPEITGYRWSKGGVPISEANGDSLEVTVDHSYFTDPVSCEVSNSVGSTNVSTLVDVQFGPRLLTEPKPQTVDIGMDAAFTCSWTGNPPLTLAWTKQGSSVVLSNSNTLQLKAVTQEDSGTYTCKAIVPRIGVAERDVTLTVNGPPIITAEATQQAVKHSKGKLECLVGSSPPPDKIVWTFGDMILSSGSSGRFSVQTVHSDRGVLSSLILSETLAQDFQLRYNCTAYNRFGTGMALVTLEEQEALPLLIIIGASVGGGCVFIVCVITLVSICYRHTAKGKKGTRLSKSDIRVQIVHSDHNAARGNDDEEDVKEPMAPNSSESPGTSRTEHSDLLEEEDDERSDIKDPTNGYYNVRAHEDRHITRTGFSEYVPNARPVYTPSQLPSPSPLYGQHSTQPRIYDFSQRYATTPATRTTYEQQQSQQPQQQQQTPTMYPQEPVYAGSAYLPATYGRAFTNYVKPASYEKVDGYEHSDQASKVSSSSRFSYASSQVSSPQSDYGRPSQQRMQTHV, from the exons TGTCTCAAGCAGCCTACTTTTCTCAGCAGCCCCAGGACCAAGTAGTGGTTGCTGGCCAATCAGTAACCTTGCCCTGTGTGATTGTTGGATACCGGGGCATGGTGCAGTGGACCAAAGATGGCTTGGCGCTAGGCGGCGAACGAGACCTACCAG GTTGGGTACGTTACTCTCTGATGGGAAACCCGTTATCAGGAGAGCACAGCTTGATGATCGATTCAGCTGAGCTAGGCGATGATGCGGTATACGAGTGTCAAGCCACACAAGCTGGGCTGCGATCACACAGAGCCAAACTGACGGTGCTGG TGCCACCTTCAGATCCCGTAGTGGAGGGAGGGCCAGTGGTCCGCCTGAAGGCTCATACTGCTCATAACCTGACATGCCGGGCATCTGGGGCCAAACCTGCCGCAGAGATTACCTGGTACCGAGATGGAGAGATAATGCACGATGCCATCTACACAAAG ACTTTGATGGAGgatggaaagagagaaacagCGGTTAGCATGCTACCCATGGTGCCTGAGGATAGCGATTCTGGACGTACCTACACCTGCAGGGTCCTAAACCCAGCTGCTCCTGCAGGTCGCCAAACTTCGGTTACCATCAGTGTTCAGC ATCCTCCGTCTGTGACTCTCTCTGTTCAGCCTCAGACTGTAATGGAGGGAGCAAAAGTGTTGTTCATTTGCTCTGCCTCTGCCAACCCTGAGATCACAGGTTACAG ATGGTCCAAGGGTGGGGTTCCTATCTCGGAGGCTAATGGTGACAGCCTGGAAGTGACCGTAGACCACTCTTACTTTACAGACCCAGTGTCCTGCGAGGTGTCCAACTCAGTAGGAAGTACTAATGTCAGCACCTTAGTGGATGTACAAT ttggtcCCAGGTTGCTGACAGAACCGAAACCCCAGACAGTGGACATAGGGATGGATGCTGCTTTCACTTGCTCATGGACAGGCAACCCTCCCCTCACTCTGGCCTGGACTAAACAAGGCTCCAGTGTG GTGCTAAGCAATAGTAACACCCTTCAGCTGAAGGCAGTTACACAAGAGGATTCTGGGACATACACCTGCAAAGCCATCGTGCCTCGGATTGGTGTGGCAGAGAGAGATGTAACTCTAACTGTCAATG gCCCTCCCATCATCACGGCTGAGGCCACGCAACAGGCCGTCAAGCATTCCAAGGGCAAGTTGGAGTGTCTAGTGGGCAGCAGCCCTCCTCCTGACAAGATT GTATGGACATTTGGGGACATGATCTTGTCATCTGGCTCTTCTGGTCGTTTTTCCGTGCAGACAGTACACAGTGACCGAGGGGTCCTCTCCTCGCTAATCCTCTCAGAGACTCTGGCACAAGATTTCCAGCTTCGATACAACTGCACTGCTTATAACCGCTTTGGTACAGGCATGGCACTGGTCACTCTTGAAGAGCAAG AGGCCCTCCCCTTGCTAATCATCATTGGAGCATCGGTGGGCGGAGGCTGTGTCTTCATCGTTTGTGTCATTACCCTGGTTTCCATCTGCTACCGCCACACTGCTAAag GCAAAAAGGGCACACGCCTGTCTAAGAGCGACATCCGCGTACAAATTGTGCACAGTGACCACAACGCAGCAAGAGGAAACGACGATGAAGAAGATGTGAAGGAGCCTATG GCTCCCAACAGCAGTGAGTCTCCAGGAACATCTCGCACCGAACACAGCGACCTGctggaagaggaggatgatgagaGATCAGATATCAAG GACCCCACCAATGGGTACTACAATGTGCGGGCTCACGAGGACCGCCACATTACAAGAACTGGCTTCTCCGAATATGTCCCTAATGCTCGCCCAGTCTACACTCCCTCTCAGCTTCCCTCGCCGAGCCCCTTATACGGCCAGCACTCCACTCAGCCTCGGATTTATGACTTCTCCCAGCGTTATGCCACAACCCCTGCCACACGCACCACCTATGAGCAACAGCAGTCACAACAACCACAGCAACAACAGCAAACTCCCACCATGTACCCTCAGGAGCCAGTCTATGCGGGCTCCGCCTACCTGCCCGCCACCTATGGCCGCGCTTTCACAAACTACGTCAAACCCGCATCCTACGAGAAGGTTGATGGTTATGAGCATTCAGACCAGGCCAGCAAGGTGTCCAGCTCCTCTCGATTCTCATACGCATCCTCACAGGTGTCGTCGCCACAGTCTGACTACGGACGGCCCTCTCAGCAACGGATGCAGACTCATGTGTGA